ATCAACAGATAGTATATCTTAtatgatggaagaagaggagagcggGGAGAAGCGGTGGGTTATGGAACGCCGGCGAACAGGAGAGTTTGGGCAAGTAGAAATCTTGGAACGGGAGGTCGTCGAGGGAGGTCGTATATAAGGATTCGGCGGCTAGACTTTGAGAACACGGTGTCAACTCACATGGAGAACGAGAACGAAGCGAGAAGAATGCTATCGACAAGCTTAAAAAGGTTAAATTTGTACGATACGAGGGATTTATGACGCGATTCAGCACGCGGCGTCTTCCGAGAGGAATCTCCTCTGAGTACTTTGGATGTATATAAAAGGATTTTTTGGGTCGGGTCTCGATTTTTGGATTTGTTGAGGAGAATGGTGTTTTGGGAGTGTCTTGCAGCGGCGGCTCTGTTTCGCTGCAGAAGGTCGAAGAACGTTTATAGACGTGTCTATTCCTTTTGAATTTGCTGCTGAGTAACTGTTTTGGGGCGCCTATATGAGGCGCGCCCTTATCATTAGGATACCCTCACTCCTATTGGCTATGGAGTGGCGAAGGTAGAATCTTGGGGATTTTGGAATACTTTCtttacttcttctttctatttttattcttcttcttctaattGTTGGGGATGAGGGATGATGTTAGGGTAACTTTTTGGGTGTTGAATTTAGAGATTGGCTGCTTGGTACTCCAAGTTTCCTATTGGGAATTTTTTGTCTTGAATTTAAAGAGTGATGATACCAGATGCTAGATGGATATAGGTGACAGTAGCTAACAGCAGCTGAAAGTGGTgtttcatcctcttcctaCTGCGTCTCCTAAACACCAAATAATAGCTGGGGTGTTGTTGGATAGCTGTATTGGGATAGCGAATGGCCAATCTCTTCAGTTAATACACGGCGATGTGTTTAGTTTGAGTGGGATCACCAAGTATACCCATAGGCTGCCGTTGGAGAGCGGAAGCATTTTATGACACAGTCAGAGGAGCCAACATCGGTAGCCCAAATCAGAGGAGCGGTGGATTCGATTCCAAATATACATATAGTACAAGATCTATAATCAACataggagaagagaggaagagagaaaatagaaaGATACGTAAAGTGTGTTGGGTGGGATTTCCTGAATGCAAAGTTTAGATAAGATGCCGAGTTTCACTAGAAAGTTCTCAGCAGTGTTGGTTGATGAGCGCTCCTGATGACGAGAGAAGATGTTACAAAACCTAATAATAAGGTACCTATGAAACAACCATTTGTAAAGTTACCGGCGGTGGATCGCGATAGAAAGTTACCAACACGTTGCAAAGAGGCGTCACCAAGGTTTGCGACCCGGGCTTGTACAAGCATTATCAAGGTTCCGGTTCCCGGTCCGGGCCGGTTGAATGTCTCCAGAATAGCCCCAGAAAAAGTTATGCGGCAGTGGTAGTGGCGTATTTGCATGGGCCGATTCAGGAAGCAAAGAGATGCCTGCCCGCATACGGAGTATCTGTAGTTGCGAGCCTATTAGAGAGCGATCTTTACGAGATAAGGCAAAAGAAGCTTCCAGGCAAATGCAACGGCTGTGGTGGAATTAAGGCAACGGAGTAAAGATACAGGTCCCAAGTCCATAACGCCGTTTTACATGCATGTCGCCATAACAAGAGCTTGTTCGACGCAGAAATGGAGGCCGAAGGGTTCCAGGGGGCTGTGCCGTGCCATGCAGTTTAGATTGCGCCATATCTTGGAGCAAAGCCGGGGGCCGATCGGGTCTCGGTGATTCGTCCGCTGTTTTTCTGGACAAATAAGTAATACAACAACTTATAAAGCAACGGAAGACTACATTGGGCAATAACTGTTACTATCAATATCGGATGTGTCATGGAGGTAGGTATTAGTAAATGCGGCTGTTCAAGCAAAGACCGCCGGTGACGCCGTTCTTCTGATTGCTCAGCACTTCGGACGGCAGTGGCAGAAGTTGGACGCCGCCATGGAATctggggagaagatggcttTGGATGAATTGCAACGAGTTAGACACAAAAGTGGGAATTCGTTCCGAACCGGCTCCGGCTACAGGTTGATGTGATGGCCTGTTTGGGTAGCCCGCAGCGAGAGAGCCGTTGATGCGACAGAGCAAAAGCACATGTAATTTCGTCTGCAGTGACATGTCCCTTGTCTGGTCTGGAAAAAGCCCACCCACACACTTGACGCAGCACGCATTGTAAGCGCGAACCTGGCTCGGGAAGCAGCTCGGAGGCAcatgaaagagaaaacgaaCCGCGGGGTTTCACAGGCATGGCCAGGGCTGACAGCATCGCGATGTGTGGAGGTGGAGAAGCGTGGTTGGGACCAGTGTGCATATGCATGCAGGATGACGGGGCTGGGATTGGTTCAAGTGATGTGTGATATCAATGAGATGATGCTTCtcttcgtttcgtttcttttctcttccttctgatACTGTGGCTTGTTTGGAGAGTAGAGCTTGTCCTTTTGATAACATCATATCTGCTGCCAGTAGTCCGTGAGCTCaagatgttgttgctgtagaatagagagagagaggcttgagAGGCAAAGGTGGATGGAGCTTGCAACAGGTGATTTCGCGGCAGCTAGTCCGTAGTCAAGTCGACGATGCGTGAAGCCCGCCCCTGCTCCGATTCTCTCCGTAAGACCCTCCCGCATGCCCGTATTTGAGCGTTGCGCGAGTGGGGCATCGAGGAGCATATTGATGTTGTGTTGTATCGGCTCGGCGGGCTTGCTGAGATGCTTCAAGCCACCTGCAATACAGCAGATGCCCCCCGGAATTGTCATGTGCAGGCATTGAATTCGCAATGTTTCGGCCACTGGCTCCCCCGCTGAGATCAGGAGATGCGTGGCACGATGGCTGCTCGCGATAAGACCGGAGGCTTTTGGTGTGGGTGATGTGAGACGCTTGGTGGACGCCTGGTGGACTCTCCGAGATCCCGAATTCGGACAAAGGCAGCGCCCCCGGTTCTCGGGCCAGCAACTTTGAACTCTCAGCGCTGTGCATTCGGTGCTTTTAGGTGCCTTTTAGGTGCTCCGGGTGCCCAAAGGGCGCGCTAGGCTGCCTAAACGTGGGCGGGACTTCCCAAACGAGCTGCGCGGCTGGGAAATGTCAAGTCATTACGCACCAATGgatttttaatttttttttgtgctgGGCCTGGGTTGCTTTTATCGCACTCCGGACCTCCGGCGTGTTTTATTAATTCGCGAACCTCCACTCTTTCGCGCCTCGACTTGGACGTCGTTTCTCCTCCATCCGCTTGCTTTCTAATTGAACTCTTGAAGCTTCTTATATACACGTCTCTCCCCCCGCTGTTCCCCAGACTTGAACTTCAATCCAATTTCAAACCTCCGAGTCCCCTCCAACAGTCTAATATCAAGACAACCCCGCTATCAACTATCAACTCTCCCAACCTCTCTTCTACCAACAGCCCCCCTTCACATCAACCATGTTCGCCACGAGAGCTCTTCGACAGGCCGCTGTCCACGCGGAGCGGACTCCCCTGATTCGATTCCTTGGACCCCGAGCCACTCCTAGTAAGCACAATCGCCCTCATCATCCTACCTACTTCTCCCCATGATGAGGGACGTTATATACTAAcgagtctttttttccctcagCTTCAATCGACCACACTCCTCAGCCTCACCCCGCATCTCCCTCAGGAAAGCTCCCCGAGGGTTTCACCGCATACTACGGCAACGGAGATGCCGCCGCCCGACACAACTCTTTCGGCGCCTACCGTGACCACGCCCAGCAGCACGGCCCTCTTCAGAGGACCATCGGCAGCGTTGAGGCCGGCATTGGTGGCTCCTCTGGCTACCAGCTCGGCTCCATAAACCCTCCCAAGGGTGTTGCCTTTGATGTCTCTGAGCTCCCTACCCGCTTCCACCGCCAGCCCATCGACCTGAGCGAGATCGAAGCCATCGAGTCTGGCGGCGCAGCTTTTGCTTAATGAATGACGGTGGCAGATGGTGgacgagaaagaaggagTCCCATTTACTCAATGGGATTGAGAGGAGAAAATATTACCTTGTTTAACGGCGGTTTCTACAACAAAAACGGCGTACCTCGGCACTGACATATGATCAGAAGCGAGGTGTTTTGTACGATGATATTGTATAATTGGGGAGTGCTGTTGAAAAGGGACAAGCAGAGGCCTGCTAATGGAGAAGTCGTCAAGACTGGACCGAGACGACAAAGGATGCAGGCTGCTTCACATACGGGGGGTTCAATCGGCCAGATATGGGTTACACTTGTGTGTAGCTGGCTGTTTCTTCACTTATTGATTCGAAGAGGCTTTACGacttgacgatgaagaatatACCTCGCCGAACGGACACGATGCTGGTCGTGCTGTGCCGCTTCGCGTCTTGCGGGTCTTCTGGGCAAGGTTTCGGCTATCTCTTATATCCCTCAACAACGCTGTTGTTGGTCGAGTTGCTGTACAGAGGTGGATTAGTGCCACAAGGCGcaaacttttatttatacaCAAAAACCCCCTTTGAGAAAATTTTAAAACTcgatacaaaaaaaaaataacaaatATCCTTTCAATCAGTTACATGATCACAATATCCGAGTGCGCATGAAGAGTAGCTTGCTGAATAGCTGCCTCTCCGCAGTAGTGCGGGTAATGTGAAACATACCAGCGCTGCTTGGTGTCTAGCTTTATTTAGTATATTGATGAGAAGCTATGCTCAGCTAGCAGTATGGAGGTCTTTGTCTTTACTGCGAAGGGCGTGGAGTATATGCATGTGTATATTATATCTCGGCTGAGCAAATATGGTAATACAAAATATCTTGGAAGTCAATTAAAGAGCGTGATTGGCCTGGGGGCTTGTATGGCATGTATACAGTGAGTTATTAATTAAAGCACTGTCCGTCTATTCATTTTAAGTGAGCTCATACAGTGCGTAGTTTCAACTCTTATTATCTATTATCGCTGCCCCACTGTCCAGGGTCGCGATAATGACATCCACGTCGTCTCTTTATCGCTGGCCATGACAGGAGCTTGCAGCTCCCCGTTTCGCCAACTTCGCATCCCATGGAGGCGTCACCACTGACACGCCAGCCTCAGCCAGAGGTCTTTGTTCCCAAGATCATCGAGCTCTACTCGGTCCTGTTCAAGGTTTGCCCACAACTGCCTACTCCCTTGGTTGCAAGAACAATCCAGCTAAATCGCCCACCAAGGTATTAGCATCCGgctctcgcttcttctctctcattgGCATGCGCCCGAGCTGATCGACGACGACGTACtaggaggaggacgatggcGATAAATCGGAGGGCTTCTGGAGGGAGTTCTTCCTGTTGCGACCCGATCGACCGACGCTGAGGAAGATTCTCAACGACATCCACCCGGCCGATTTACTGCTCTTGGAGGGGCGGACGAGAGAGCTCTTTAGCCAGGCCATCGCGGCGGTTAAGAATGGCAAAGGCTCGGCCCCCTTATATGCTCTTGATGTGCGCAGTGCTAAGGAAATCCATTGAGTTGCCTGTTCTTGGCTTGGACGTTTTTTCATGGCTGAC
This genomic stretch from Trichoderma breve strain T069 chromosome 1, whole genome shotgun sequence harbors:
- a CDS encoding ribosomal protein s36, mitochondrial domain-containing protein — protein: MFATRALRQAAVHAERTPLIRFLGPRATPTSIDHTPQPHPASPSGKLPEGFTAYYGNGDAAARHNSFGAYRDHAQQHGPLQRTIGSVEAGIGGSSGYQLGSINPPKGVAFDVSELPTRFHRQPIDLSEIEAIESGGAAFA